A genomic window from Meiothermus cerbereus DSM 11376 includes:
- a CDS encoding HNH endonuclease, whose translation MNLDSPRILVLNAGYEPLGLASVKRAIILVMNGTAEVVEESGEYLRTPSTPYPIPSIIRLKRLVRRPPGRLALNRRNILRRDAYTCQYCGKRGGDLTVDHVFPKSRGGRSIWENLVTACRPCNLKKKNRTPEEAGMHLARRPIAPRHSLLLVADLPHLPEAWRTYLPEVDQQR comes from the coding sequence GTGAACCTCGACTCCCCCCGCATTCTGGTGCTCAATGCTGGTTATGAGCCCCTAGGTTTAGCAAGCGTCAAGCGTGCTATTATCCTGGTTATGAATGGAACCGCCGAGGTGGTCGAGGAAAGCGGCGAGTACCTGCGAACTCCCAGTACCCCCTACCCCATCCCCAGCATCATCCGCCTCAAACGTCTTGTTCGCCGCCCTCCAGGGCGGCTTGCGCTTAACCGCCGCAACATCCTGCGCCGCGATGCTTACACCTGTCAGTACTGCGGCAAACGCGGGGGCGACCTCACGGTAGACCACGTCTTCCCCAAAAGCCGGGGGGGCCGCAGCATCTGGGAAAACCTGGTCACTGCCTGCCGTCCCTGCAACCTCAAGAAGAAAAACCGCACCCCCGAGGAAGCCGGTATGCACCTGGCCCGCCGCCCCATCGCTCCCCGCCACAGCCTTCTGCTGGTAGCCGATTTGCCCCACCTGCCCGAGGCCTGGCGCACGTATCTGCCCGAGGTGGATCAGCAGCGCTAG
- the hslO gene encoding Hsp33 family molecular chaperone HslO — MGRLIRGLAAEGNLRVLAVETTDITEEARERHQLSPTATAALGRAMSGVLLLTFLLSKTPKERVSLQFVGDGPLGGPVVEAAPDGFVRGYVKNPKANPPLRPDGKLDVGAAIGRGELKVDRLLSNEELYQSSVELVSGEVAEDLARYLWQSEQIPSAVLLGVRVHGQGEVQVAGGIAIQVLPGCPEEVIERLEQNLQGRSGITDLLLERGLEGTVEALMEGLGYDPTDLSVVGFREGYIPLVFRCRCSRERALNALIYFSPEEREEMIEQDGGAEVLCHWCAEKYQITPEEIRSLPMGEGFMPEVPKA; from the coding sequence ATGGGTCGTTTGATTCGTGGGCTGGCTGCCGAGGGAAACCTGCGGGTGCTGGCCGTAGAGACCACTGATATTACCGAAGAAGCCAGAGAACGTCACCAACTCTCGCCCACCGCTACCGCTGCGCTGGGCCGGGCCATGAGTGGGGTTTTGCTGCTGACCTTTCTGCTCTCCAAAACGCCTAAGGAGCGGGTAAGTCTCCAGTTTGTGGGCGATGGCCCCCTGGGGGGGCCGGTGGTAGAGGCTGCGCCGGATGGGTTTGTTCGGGGGTATGTCAAAAACCCTAAAGCCAACCCACCGTTACGGCCGGATGGCAAGCTTGATGTGGGGGCGGCTATTGGGCGAGGCGAGCTTAAGGTAGACCGGCTGCTGTCCAACGAGGAGCTTTACCAGTCCAGTGTGGAACTGGTGAGCGGTGAGGTGGCCGAAGACCTGGCCCGCTACCTGTGGCAGTCCGAGCAGATTCCCTCGGCGGTGTTGCTGGGGGTGCGGGTGCATGGGCAAGGCGAGGTACAGGTTGCGGGGGGTATAGCCATTCAGGTATTGCCGGGCTGCCCTGAGGAAGTGATTGAGCGGCTCGAGCAGAATCTTCAAGGCCGTTCGGGCATTACCGACCTGCTGCTGGAGAGGGGGCTCGAGGGAACCGTCGAGGCCTTGATGGAGGGCCTGGGTTACGACCCTACCGACCTGAGTGTGGTGGGGTTTCGTGAGGGGTATATCCCCCTTGTGTTCCGCTGCCGCTGTAGCCGCGAACGTGCCCTGAATGCCTTGATCTACTTCTCGCCAGAGGAGCGTGAAGAAATGATCGAGCAGGACGGGGGCGCCGAGGTGCTGTGCCACTGGTGTGCGGAGAAGTACCAGATTACCCCTGAGGAAATTCGCTCATTGCCTATGGGCGAGGGCTTTATGCCTGAGGTACCCAAAGCCTGA
- the galK gene encoding galactokinase: MFKDVFGIEPTVSASAPGRVNLLGEHTDYNGGFVFPTPLPYQTHIEAAAAEGLEAYAENFRERKSRGLNEARQGDWLDYIAGCVWVLRRHGYAVPGLRAYIRSEVPMSGGLSSSAALEVATLRALRALYQLPLDDVRIALLAQQAEVEYVGVRCGIMDQMASSVGRLGYGLFLDTQSLQTRLAPLPQGYRVAVVDSAVPRRLAESGYNTRRSECEQACRLLGVKSLRELSPADLPRLETLPEPLNRRARHVVTENQRVLEGVQALEQGNIKRFGELMVASHRSLCDDYEVSIPELDQLVEAELRHGAVGARLTGAGFGGSTVALVEASRYEAFKQGVLQDYPRARFF; encoded by the coding sequence ATGTTCAAAGACGTCTTTGGCATCGAACCCACCGTATCCGCCTCGGCTCCTGGCCGCGTAAACCTTCTGGGCGAACACACCGACTACAACGGGGGGTTTGTCTTCCCCACCCCCCTGCCCTACCAGACCCACATCGAAGCTGCTGCTGCCGAGGGCCTCGAGGCCTACGCCGAGAACTTTCGGGAGCGCAAAAGCCGGGGGTTGAACGAAGCCCGGCAAGGCGACTGGCTCGACTACATTGCGGGCTGTGTCTGGGTCTTGCGTCGGCATGGCTACGCCGTGCCCGGTCTGCGGGCATACATCCGCAGTGAAGTGCCCATGAGTGGGGGGCTCTCGAGCTCAGCGGCGCTGGAGGTGGCCACGCTGCGGGCCTTGCGCGCGCTCTACCAGCTGCCCCTGGACGACGTGCGGATCGCCCTGCTGGCCCAGCAGGCCGAGGTGGAGTATGTGGGTGTGCGCTGCGGCATCATGGATCAGATGGCCTCATCGGTGGGGCGGCTGGGGTATGGGCTGTTCCTGGACACCCAGAGCCTCCAGACCCGGCTGGCCCCCCTGCCCCAGGGCTACCGGGTGGCCGTGGTGGATTCGGCGGTGCCGCGCCGCCTGGCCGAGTCGGGCTACAACACCCGCCGCAGCGAGTGCGAGCAAGCCTGCCGACTGCTGGGGGTGAAGTCGCTGCGTGAGCTTTCCCCTGCCGACCTCCCCCGCCTCGAGACCCTGCCCGAACCCCTGAACCGGCGCGCCCGCCACGTGGTGACCGAAAACCAGCGCGTACTGGAGGGGGTACAGGCGCTCGAGCAAGGCAATATCAAGCGCTTTGGCGAGCTAATGGTGGCCTCACACCGCTCGCTCTGCGACGATTACGAAGTCTCGATTCCCGAGCTCGACCAGCTGGTAGAGGCCGAGCTGCGCCACGGAGCGGTGGGAGCACGCCTTACCGGGGCCGGTTTTGGCGGCTCGACGGTGGCCCTGGTGGAAGCCTCCAGGTACGAGGCCTTCAAGCAGGGGGTTTTGCAGGATTACCCCAGGGCGCGATTTTTTTGA